A genomic window from Salvelinus alpinus chromosome 10, SLU_Salpinus.1, whole genome shotgun sequence includes:
- the LOC139532182 gene encoding bromodomain adjacent to zinc finger domain protein 2B-like isoform X9, which yields MESGERLASPAPPTARTSSPAASSSSSSSSSPAPHSKSSLAPSPAASLGSTLSTSGRLYGAMSDQQPYTLSSAFPLVSHPAFGLYTTSSGRPEFGGLGSLGSLGSLGSLGMSAALAAHPQLSALTEWWRAAEAHSRGAAAFLPPFLGLPTMFTPHIQQNHSPLQAPSRTPSKNGQTPKGVNGAVNGSGVCSPTMQGSYSMNASPSLGASQAVKGPNSKAKGPRSSPHSQSHTAELQLEKVPRKPKDKKPSKKPAEVAGVSDSESGSSSDSSSDGAISSDLEDLGGEEDDDDDDDDDDEDEEEEGKSEAWNSEKEKARRTKKKMKIGTLSSGMKEAQDNRNSLPHSLPSDPPTLVPSQHSPFTLSQSFPLSLQTSRPREEGLQQHLSVIQSTGLAASSKPLALLTQPRRETSPSPVSASPIPLITSPKGRTTASPKPPKLLPSSPQHPPLSLCSSSKPLSVPSLARSVPLASSPQSFPLLTSPMANSQQPKPLKTPGSGKASKRKLLEESLSQINEFRLKQSLLSQGQTFPAAQPKKQQGHKTSRKAAGVTSSSLPPPKLSSSESPCGGGRSTKLPPAPLPLPPPPQNNHSNLFLSSALLGLAAHPNGVIQSTTAQDAPLALITKPRKDSNKDLSGAGASLSLPVNLSTGGRVHSASSQGPPARPATSPSPTTARGPRKIKAPKAPKLQAPNLQVQAHALAPMAAWKGLSQSHLVQSLVDLFRGAEAGLPGLPGLPSSKDSDDSVEDDDDDDDDDLDDLEDDEEDSDDSLSDSDSNSDSDKDVSGGKLKDPKLKLPSSGSASKREKTPLKLTKGHASLLSDSTNHTAASCSPLNLQVIKTPNIVTSSSALAYHSSPSSSYSLVTPPGAGKRKRVMDEQELRIPLELGWQRETRIKSASGKMQGDVAYYAPCGKKLRQYPDVVKGLQWSLLKDEDVIPHILAMDGRRGRPPNSERQRGAEGGKGSRRRKGRPPNVGEGLGLGAEVPSPSEAKLLRKLEAQEIARQAAQMKMMRKLEKQAMARAAKDARKQQAIMAAEERRKQKEQMKLIKQQEKIKRIQQIRLEKEMRAQQILEAKRRKKEEVANAKIMEAEKRIKEKEMRRQHAVILKHQELERHRLDMVWERERRRQHGMLMKAVEARKKAEERERLRQEKRDEKRLNKERKLELRRLELEIARELKKPNEDMCLADHKPLPEFFRIPGLILPGGAVSDCLMLMQFLRGFGKVLGFDVGVDVPTLGMLQEGLLNVGDSMGHVQDLLVRLLSLAVCDPGLPPGHKTKTMLGDHLTNVGINRDNVSEVLQMYMGAHCGQTELAELALSLKTKAFQAHTPAQKASILGFLANELACSKSVVSEIDKNLDHMTNMRKDKWLIEGKLKKLRTIHAKRTGKRDASMGGEEAQPLGTPSSGLKRKRKAGAESDDDDDEDEDSDDLADEDDEEEEEEMKKAKKVETCDEDDGDQSTSVEELEKQIEKLAKQQHQVRRKLFEASHSLRSMMYGQDRYRRRYWVLPHCGGVFIEAMESGEAAGELEKERERRRRAAAGEVHIKEEPQEEEVQKKKPGGVGGEERSVYTPVGSEEGKEEKKGSPNLFLLYPASLSKLTTLLDVAKDVAKETREAKADPRPKYNGSPRPPSVTTTTKTAPPSDPTNNASLPALPTSPCASTAPNLPCEEAKPGYLTSTSSPSSFSSLLSPPPQLFSPMKTSTLAPNPPQLQYLPSDQLLRVLTERSGHWFSLLPRSPCDDTSLTTSPSPGPSPLQSSPLPSSSLTRPRSPPASPALPLTPSAASASASPHHPAGFINYPLSALQVKAGGSLLSLSAFCGGWPSGMLSPSQLPFCSSPLPGHSGLSSLEGSANAPPSVSSKSESPVPPGEKLSSTVPSPAMMEVPKHSDHPTPRPIPEEMLSGWWRVSDIEELRSLVGSLHSRGTREKGLHRQMHKYMELIPQVCTKHRDAAMIELCELEESQVSVESVRGWCVEEQAMEMDIAVLQQVEELERKVTTASLQVKGWMYPEPQSEREDLVYHEHKPLPKHQPAAGGAGDKDQPEDKADHKAGGVVRHADNPLDIAVTRLADLERNIERRYLRSPLGTTIQIRLDNVGAIGTVTVPAPSSSAEREGGEEEVAHGMKVWRKALSDVRSAAQLAMCLQQLQKSIAWERSIMKVYCQICRKGDNEDLLLLCDGCDKGCHTYCHKPKITTIPEGDWYCPACISKASGPSPKNKKPPSKPVAGGGGKKPTAAEAKRNGKQAGNSNGNVEMSEDDSASANSTPKKGGGAKEPPSRKRKGEESPAPSQAPPTPQTPSQESPVVCVKRAKTARDNNRDLGLCRVLLAELERHQDAWPFLNPVNTKGIPGYRKVIKKPMDFATIREKLISSQYQNLETFIIDVNLVFDNCEKFNEDNSDIGRAGHNMRKFFDKRWTELLKQIN from the exons GTCGTTTGTATGGGGCGATGAGCGACCAGCAGCCCTACACGTTGTCAAGTGCCTTCCCCCTGGTCAGCCACCCAGCTTTCGGCCTGTACACCACCAGCTCAGGACGCCCAGAGTTTGGAGGCCTGGGGTCATTGGGGTCCCTGGGTTCTCTGGGGTCCTTGGGGATGTCTGCTGCCCTGGCCGCACACCCCCAGCTGAGTGCTCTGACAG AATGGTGGCGAGCAGCAGAGGCCCACAGTAGGGGGGCAGCAGCCTTCCTCCCCCCGTTCCTGGGCCTCCCCACAATGTTCACCCCCCACATCCAGCAGAACCACAGCCCCCTGCAAGCCCCCTCCAGGACCCCCAGCAAAAACGGACAGACCCCCAAAG GGGTGAACGGGGCAGTGAACGGAAGTGGGGTCTGCTCCCCAACCATGCAGGGGTCTTACTCCATGAACGCGTCCCCATCCCTGGGTGCCTCCCAGGCTGTTAAGGGCCCCAACTCCAAGGCCAAGGGCCCCAGGAGCAGCCCTCACAGCCAGAGCCACACAGCAGAGCTACAGCTGGAGAAAGTACCCCGCAAACCTAAGGACAAG AAGCCCAGTAAAAAGCCAGCAGAGGTCGCTGGGGTCAGTGACAGCGAATCAGGCTCTTCCTCGGACAGCTCCAGCGACGGAGCCATCAGCAGCGACCTGGAGGACCTCGGAGGGGAAGAGGACGACGACGATGATGACGACGACgatgatgaggatgaggaagaggagggcaaGAGCGAGGCGTGGAACTCTGAGAAGGAGAAGGCGAGGCGGACGAAGAAAAAAATGAAG atCGGGACACTAAGCTCGGGCATGAAGGAGGCCCAAGACAATAGGAACAGCCTGCCCCACAGCCTACCCTCCGACCCCCCCACCCTGGTCCCCTCACAGCACTCCCCCTTTACCCTGTCCCAGAGCTTCCCCCTGTCCCTCCAGACCTCCCGGCCCAGGGAGGAGGGTCTCCAGCAGCACCTCAGTGTCATCCAGTCCACGGGTCTAGCAGCCAGCTCCAAGCCCCTTGCCCTCCTCACCCAACCCCGCAGGGAAACCTCCCCATCACCCGTCTCTGCCTCTCCAATCCCCCTCATCACCTCCCCCAAAGGACGCACCACAGCCTCCCCCAAGCCGCCCAAGCTTCTGCCCTCCTCGCCGCAGCACCCGCCCCTGTCCCTCTGCTCTTCCTCCAAGCCCCTGTCGGTGCCCTCCCTGGCCCGCTCTGTACCCCTGGCCTCCTCGCCTCAATCCTTCCCTCTCCTCACGTCGCCCATGGCCAACTCCCAGCAGCCCAAGCCTCTGAAGACACCTGGCAGTGGGAAGGCTAGTAAGAGGAAGTTGCTGGAGGAATCACTCTCTCAGATCAACGAATTCAGGCTCAAACAG TCTTTACTCTCGCAAGGCCAGACGTTCCCGGCGGCGCAGCCCAAGAAGCAGCAGGGTCACAAAACCTCTAGGAAGGCTGCTGGGGTGACGTCATCCTCCTTGCCGCCCCCCAAGCTGTCCTCCTCGGAGAGTCCGTGTGGTGGTGGCAGAAGCACCAAGTTGCCCCctgctcccctccccctcccccctcccccccagaaCAACCACTCCAACCTCTTCCTGTCCAGCGCTCTCCTGGGCCTGGCTGCCCACCCCAACGGAGTCATCCAAAGCACCACCGCTCAGGACGCGCCGCTAGCCCTTATCACCAAGCCCCGCAAAGACTCCAACAAGGACCTCTCTGGGGCAGGGGCGTCCCTCTCGCTGCCCGTCAACCTCAGCACCGGCGGAAGGGTCCACTCGGCCTCCTCTCAGGGCCCCCCGGCGCGGCCCGCTACCTCACCCTCACCGACCACGGCCCGGGGCCCCAGGAAGATCAAGGCCCCCAAGGCCCCTAAGCTCCAGGCCCCTAACCTCCAGGTTCAGGCCCATGCTCTGGCCCCCATGGCAGCCTGGAAGGGCCTCTCTCAGAGTCACCTGGTGCAGTCTCTGGTGGACCTGTTCAGAGGGGCCGAGGCCGGCCTCCCAGGTCTCCCCGGTCTCCCTAGCAGCAAGGACTCGGATGACTCTGTTGAGgatgacgacgacgacgacgatgATGATCTGGatgatttggaggatgatgaggaggactcGGATGACAGCTTGTCAG ATTCTGACAGTAACTCGGACAGCGACAAGGACGTCTCCGGTGGCAAACTGAAGGACCCGAAGCTGAAGCTGCCATCGTCAGGCTCCGCCTCCAAGAGGGAGAAAACCCCACTCAAGCTAACCAAAGGCCACGCCTCCTTACTGAGCGACTCAACCAATCACACAGCCGCCAGCTGCTCCCCGCTCAACCTGCAGGTCATCAAGACGCCCAACATCGTCACCAGCTCCAGTGCCTTGGCCTATCACagctctccttcctcttcctacTCCCTGGTCACGCCCCCAG gcGCAGGGAAAAGAAAGAGGGTGATGGATGAGCAGGAGTTGAGGATACCTCTGGAGTTGGG CTGGCAGAGAGAAACGCGGATCAAGAGCGCGTCCGGGAAGATGCAAGGCGACGTGGCGTACTACGCGCCATGCGGGAAGAAGTTGAGGCAGTACCCAGATGTGGTGAAG GGTCTGCAGTGGAGCCTGCTGAAGGACGAGGATGTCATCCCTCATATCCTGGCCATGGATGGCCGGCGGGGACGGCCCCCCAACTCAGAGCGCCAGCGCGGGGCCGAGGGGGGAAAGGGCTCCCGGAGGAGGAAGGGCCGGCCGCCCAACGTGGGAGAGGGTCTGGGGTTGGGGGCAGAGGTGCCTAGCCCCAGCGAGGCCAAACTCTTACGCAAACTGGAGGCCCAAG AGATAGCCAGGCAGGCGGCCCAGATGAAGATGATGAGGAAGCTAGAGAAGCAGGCCATGGCCAGGGCAGCCAAAGATGCCAGGAAGCAACaag CCATCATGGCGGCCGAGGAAAGGAGGAAGCAGAAGGAGCAAATGAAGCTCATCAAGCAGCAG GAGAAGATCAAGCGTATTCAGCAGATCAGGTTGGAGAAGGAGATGAGGGCACAGCAGATCCTGGAG GCTAAACGGAGAAAGAAAGAAGAGGTTGCGAATGCCAAAATTATGGAGGCAGAGAAACGAATAAAG GAGAAAGAAATGCGAAGACAGCATGCAGTCATTTTAAAGCACCAG GAGTTGGAGAGGCATAGACTAGATATGGTATGG gagagggagaggagacggcAACATGGGATGCTCATGAAGGCGGTGGAGGCTCGCAAAAAAGCAGAG GAGCGCGAGCGCTTGCGGCAGGAAAAGAGGGATGAGAAACGCCTGAACAAGGAGCGGAAATTGGAGCTGAGGAGGCTGGAACTGGAGATTGCCAGGGAGCTGAAGAAGCCAAATGAAGACATGTGTCTGGCCGATCATAAG CCTCTTCCAGAGTTTTTCAGAATCCCTGGCCTGATCTTGCCGGGGGGTGCGGTGTCTGACTGCCTGATGCTGATGCAGTTCCTACGCGGCTTTGGGAAGGTGCTGGGCTTCGATGTGGGGGTGGACGTACCCACCCTGGGcatgctgcaggagggcctgctCAACGTGGGAGACAGCATGGGACACGTCCAGGACCTGCTGGTCAGACTGCTCTCCCTGGCCGTGTGTGACCCAGGACTGCCCCCAGGACACAAG acCAAGACCATGCTGGGGGACCATCTGACCAACGTGGGCATCAACCGGGACAACGTGTCGGAGGTGCTGCAGATGTACATGGGGGCCCATTGCGGGCAGACTGAGCTGGCTGAGCTGGCCCTCAGCCTGAAGACCAAGGCCTTCCAGGCCCACACCCCCGCCCAGAAGGCCTCCATACTAGGCTTTCTGGCCAATGAGCTGGCCTGCAGCAAGAGTGTCGTCAG CGAGATCGACAAGAACCTTGATCACATGACCAACATGAGGAAGGACAAGTGGCTGATCGAGGGCAAACTCAAAAA gTTGAGGACCATCCATGCCAAGCGGACCGGGAAGAGAGATGCCAGCATGGGAGGGGAGGAGGCCCAGCCCCTGGGTACGCCCTCCTCTGGCCTCAAACGCAAGAGAAAGGCCGGAGCAGAAAGCGACGACGACGATGATGAAGACGAAGACAGCGATGACCTGGCCGATGAAGatgacgaggaagaggaggaggagatgaagaaGGCGAAGAAAGTGGAAACGTGTGACGAGGACGATGGGGACCAATCAACTAGTGTGGAGGAGCTGGAGAAACAGATAGAGAAGCTAGCCAAG CAACAGCACCAGGTGAGGAGGAAGCTGTTTGAGGCGTCCCACTCCCTGCGCTCCATGATGTACGGCCAGGACCGGTACCGCCGGCGCTACTGGGTTCTGCCCCACTGCGGAGGGGTCTTCATCGAGGCCATGGAGAGCGGAGAAGCTGCGGGGgagctggagaaagagagggagaggaggaggagggcggcAGCAGGGGAGGTGCACATCAAGGAGGAGCCGCAGGAGGAGGAGGTGCAGAAGAAGAAACCTGGGGGCGTCGGCGGGGAGGAGAGGAGCGTCTACACCCCCGTGGGGtcagaggaagggaaggaggagaagaaaggtTCTCCCAACCTTTTCCTCTTGTATCCGGCCTCTCTCTCCAAACTGACCACGCTCCTCGACGTCGCTAAGGACGTTGCCAAGGAAACCCGCGAAGCCAAGGCAGACCCCCGCCCCAAATACAACGGCAGCCCCAGGCCACCGTCTGTTACCACGACAACAAAAACAGCACCACCATCCGATCCCACCAACAACGCCTCTCTGCCCGCCTTACCTACAAGCCCCTGTGCGTCGACGGCGCCGAACCTGCCGTGCGAGGAGGCCAAACCCGGCTACCTCACCTCCACCTCATCcccctcctcgttctcctccctTCTGAGCCCCCCACCCCAGCTTTTCAGCCCTATGAAGACCTCcaccctagcccctaaccctcCACAGCTCCAGTACCTCCCCAGTGACCAGCTCCTCAGGGTCCTGACAGAGAGGAGCGGTCACTGGTTCAGCTTGCTTCCCCGCTCCCCCTGTGACGACACCTCCctcaccacctctccctcccctggGCCCAGCCCTCTCCAGTCCTCCCCGCTGCCTTCCTCCAGCCTCACCCGGCCCAGGTCTCCCCCGGCCTCCCCCGCCCTGCCTCTCACCCCCTCGGCAGCGTCGGCCTCAGCCAGCCCCCACCACCCAGCTGGCTTCATCAACTACCCTCTGTCAGCCCTGCAG GTTAAGGCTGGAGGGTCGTTGCTGAGTCTCTCAGCGTTCTGCGGTGGCTGGCCCAGTGGAATGCTGAGCCCCAGCCAGCTACCCTTCTGCAGCAGCCCCCTGCCAGGCCACTCGGGCCTCAGCTCCCTGGAGGGCAGTGCCAACGCGCCGCCCAGCGTCTCCAGCAAGAGCGAGTCGCCCGTTCCTCCCGGCGAGAAGCTCTCGTCCACGGTGCCCTCTCCCGCCATGATGGAGGTGCCCAAGCACTCGGACCACCCCACACCACGGCCCATCCCCGagg agaTGCTGTCAGGCTGGTGGCGGGTGTCAGACATTGAGGAGCTGCGCTCCCTGGTGGGGTCCCTCCACAGCCGGGGAACCAGAGAGAAGGGCCTGCACCGACAGATGCACAAATACATGGAGCTCATCCCACAGGTCTGCACCAAGCACCGAGACG CGGCCATGATAGAGCTGTGTGAGCTGGAGGAGAGCCAGGTGAGTGTGGAGTCAGTGCGGGGGTGGTGTGTGGAGGAGCAGGCCATGGAGATGGACATCGCTGTGCTGCAGCAGGTGGAGGAGCTGGAGAGGAAGGTCACCACCGCCAGCCTGCAGGtcaag GGCTGGATGTACCCCGAGCCCCAATCAGAGAGGGAGGACCTGGTCTACCACGAGCACAAGCCCCTCCCCAAACACCAACCAGCGGCGGGCGGCGCTGGCGACAAAGACCAACCGGAAGACAAGGCGGACCACAAGGCAGGCGGCGTGGTGCGTCACGCGGACAACCCTCTGGACATAGCGGTGACGCGATTGGCGGACCTGGAGAGGAACATCGAGAGAAGGTACCTGAGGAGCCCCTTAGGTACCACCATTCAGATCAGGCTGGATAATGTGGGGGCTATCGGTACCGTCACTGTCCCCGCTCCCTCCAGTAGTGCTGAAAGGGAAGG GGGCGAGGAGGAGGTGGCCCATGGGATGAAGGTGTGGAGGAAGGCCCTGAGCGACGTCCGCAGTGCCGCCCAGCTGGCCATGTGTCTCCAGCAGCTCCAGAAGTCCATCGCCTGGGAGAGGTCCATCATGAAAGTG TACTGTCAGATCTGCAGGAAGGGTGACAACGAGGACCTGCTCCTGCTGTGTGACGGCTGTGACAAAGGCTGCCACACGTACTGTCACAAACCCAAGATCACCACCATCCCCGAGGGGGACTGGTACTGCCCCGCCTGCATATCCAAG gCGAGCGGCCCATCTCCCAAGAACAAGAAGCCGCCGAGCAAACCGGTGGCGGGTGGAGGCGGGAAGAAACCCACCGCTGCCGAGGCCAAGCGGAACGGGAAGCAGGCCGGCAACAGTAACGGTAACGTGGAGATGTCAGAGGACGACTCGGCGAGCGCCAACAGCACCCCGAAGAAAGGAGGAGGAGCGAAAGAGCCCCCCAgcaggaagaggaaaggagaagagagtccCGCCCCATCCCAGGCCCCGCCCACACCCCAGACACCCAGTCAGGagagccctgtggtgtgtgtgaagAGAGCCAAAACAGCCAGAGACAACAACAGAGACCTGGGTTTGTGcag GGTGCTCCTGGCTGAGTTGGAGCGGCACCAGGATGCCTGGCCCTTCCTCAACCCCGTCAACACCAAGGGGATCCCTGGGTACAGGAAGGTCATCAAGAAGCCCATGGACTTCGCCACCATCAGAGAGAAGCTCATAAGCAGCCA GTATCAGAATCTGGAGACTTTCATTATTGACGTCAACCTGGTTTTTGATAACTGTGAAAAGTTTAATGAAGACAATTCAGACATCGGGCGAGCGGGACACAACATGAGGAAGTTCTTTGATAAGAGATGGACAGAGCTTCTCAAGCAAATAAACTAA